The following are from one region of the Microbacterium sp. cx-55 genome:
- the recO gene encoding DNA repair protein RecO, which translates to MPTYRDEVVVLRTHKLGEADRIVTMLGRRQGKIRAVAKGVRRTSSRLGARLEPFMVADVQFYKGRSLDIVQQADSLGTYGADIAADYDRYVAASAMAETADRLGDAEASASHYLLLVGGLRALSQGEHAARSILDSYLLRALALSGWAPGLDECARCGAPGPHRSFVAQAGGMVCSSCAPVGSARVEDDTTVQLRALLSGDWTHVDAAPARTSAAASGLIAAYAQWHLERGIRSLSHVEGAR; encoded by the coding sequence GTGCCCACATATCGCGATGAAGTCGTGGTCCTGCGCACCCACAAGTTGGGTGAAGCCGACCGCATCGTGACGATGCTCGGGCGGCGTCAGGGCAAGATCCGCGCCGTCGCCAAAGGTGTTCGGCGCACCTCGTCGCGGCTCGGCGCGCGGCTCGAGCCGTTCATGGTCGCCGACGTGCAGTTCTACAAGGGCCGTTCTCTCGACATCGTGCAGCAGGCGGACTCGCTCGGCACCTACGGGGCCGACATCGCCGCGGACTACGACCGTTATGTCGCCGCGAGCGCGATGGCCGAAACGGCCGACCGACTCGGCGATGCAGAAGCCTCCGCGTCGCACTATCTGTTGCTCGTCGGTGGGCTCCGCGCCCTGTCGCAGGGCGAACACGCGGCGCGCAGCATCCTCGACTCGTATCTGCTGCGGGCACTGGCGCTGTCGGGCTGGGCTCCCGGGCTCGACGAGTGCGCGCGATGCGGCGCGCCCGGTCCGCACCGGTCGTTCGTCGCGCAGGCGGGTGGGATGGTGTGCAGTTCGTGTGCGCCGGTCGGCTCCGCTCGTGTCGAGGATGACACCACCGTGCAACTTCGTGCTCTGCTCTCCGGTGACTGGACGCACGTCGATGCGGCTCCTGCCCGCACCTCGGCGGCCGCATCCGGTCTCATCGCGGCGTACGCGCAGTGGCACCTGGAGCGTGGAATCCGATCGCTGTCGCACGTGGAGGGCGCCCGATGA
- a CDS encoding trimeric intracellular cation channel family protein — protein sequence MTEPLFVIPLWADLTAVALGGVQGALFASGFRGERRLDLLGVAIIGIVVGMGGGLIRDLLLGLSPTTLQSNWYLLTATAAALVGMLLAGVFQRLNRVIVGLDALVIGLFGAFGTSKALALGLPLVPAVFVGVCSAVGGGILRDIMMGLPVAIMHVGSLYAVAAAVGSLVLASAHTFGLALPVAAVIGVAVTTVIRILAVVFDLSLPEQRMLYRRKVAVETAAIPIVRTPDSPR from the coding sequence GTGACCGAGCCGCTCTTCGTGATCCCGTTGTGGGCAGATCTGACCGCCGTCGCCCTCGGCGGGGTGCAGGGCGCGTTGTTCGCGTCCGGGTTCCGCGGCGAGCGACGCCTCGACCTGCTCGGCGTCGCCATCATCGGCATCGTCGTCGGAATGGGCGGCGGCCTCATCCGCGACCTGCTGCTCGGACTCTCCCCGACGACGCTGCAGAGCAATTGGTACCTGCTCACCGCGACCGCGGCAGCGCTCGTGGGCATGCTCCTGGCGGGCGTGTTCCAGCGCCTCAACCGGGTCATCGTCGGCCTCGATGCGCTCGTGATCGGCTTGTTCGGCGCGTTCGGCACGAGCAAGGCACTCGCGCTCGGATTGCCGCTCGTGCCTGCCGTGTTCGTCGGCGTGTGTTCCGCAGTCGGCGGCGGCATCCTGCGCGACATCATGATGGGCCTGCCGGTGGCGATCATGCACGTCGGGTCGCTCTACGCCGTGGCGGCCGCTGTCGGCAGTCTCGTGCTGGCCTCGGCGCACACGTTCGGCCTGGCGCTGCCGGTCGCAGCGGTCATCGGCGTGGCCGTGACGACCGTCATCCGCATCCTGGCCGTCGTCTTCGACCTGTCCCTCCCCGAACAGCGCATGCTCTACCGACGGAAGGTTGCAGTGGAGACCGCCGCCATCCCGATCGTCCGCACGCCCGACTCCCCTCGCTGA
- the leuA gene encoding 2-isopropylmalate synthase codes for MKNTQKPSGMPTHKYRPFHEQIRVDLPDRTWPASRITEAPRWCAVDLRDGNQALIDPMSPERKRVMFDLLVQMGYKEIEVGFPSASQTDFDFVRHLIEDDVIPDDVTIQVLTQAREHLIERTYESIAGAKQAIVHLYNSTSVLQREVVFRTDKQGIIDIALEGARLCREFEKRIPETQVFYEYSPESYTGTELEFALDICNKVIEVFEPTPERKVIINLPATVEMATPNVYADSIEWMSRHLAHRQNVILSLHPHNDRGTAVAAAELGYMAGADRIEGCLFGNGERTGNVDLVALGVNLLTQGIDPQIDFSDIDQVKRTVEYCNQLPVPERSPWAGDLVFTAFSGSHQDAIKKGFEAMEARAKAEGRSIDEIEWAVPYLPIDPKDLGRSYEAVIRVNSQSGKGGVAYLLKSDHAIDLPRKLQIEFSGVVQAKTDEEGGEVTSDQIWSVFTDEYLPATVAEDRWGRFELLSTRTQSDMSGDVRLDITLRDGDDRFDASASGNGPIAAFLEIVRTQGFDVTLYDYVEHALSAGGDAQAAAYVELQVDGQRLWGVGIDGDISTASLKAVVSGVNRAIRSRARELTAV; via the coding sequence ATGAAGAACACGCAGAAGCCGTCGGGCATGCCGACGCACAAGTACCGTCCGTTCCACGAGCAGATCCGGGTCGATCTGCCCGATCGTACGTGGCCGGCCTCGCGCATCACGGAGGCGCCGCGCTGGTGCGCCGTCGACCTGCGCGACGGCAATCAGGCGCTGATCGATCCGATGAGCCCGGAACGCAAGCGCGTCATGTTCGACCTGCTCGTGCAGATGGGCTACAAAGAGATCGAGGTCGGTTTCCCGAGCGCCAGCCAGACGGACTTCGACTTCGTACGGCACCTGATCGAAGACGACGTCATTCCGGATGACGTCACCATCCAGGTTCTGACCCAGGCGCGCGAGCACCTCATCGAGCGCACGTACGAGTCGATCGCCGGCGCCAAGCAAGCCATCGTGCACCTGTACAACTCCACCAGCGTGCTGCAGCGCGAGGTCGTCTTCCGCACCGACAAGCAGGGCATCATCGACATCGCCCTCGAAGGTGCCCGACTGTGCCGGGAGTTCGAGAAGCGCATCCCCGAGACCCAGGTGTTCTACGAGTACTCGCCCGAGAGCTACACAGGAACCGAACTCGAGTTCGCGCTCGACATCTGCAACAAGGTCATCGAGGTCTTCGAGCCGACTCCGGAGCGGAAGGTCATCATCAACCTGCCCGCGACCGTCGAGATGGCGACCCCGAACGTCTACGCCGACTCGATCGAGTGGATGAGCCGCCACCTGGCGCACCGGCAGAACGTCATCCTGTCGCTGCATCCGCACAACGACCGCGGCACGGCGGTCGCGGCGGCAGAGCTCGGCTACATGGCCGGGGCCGACCGCATCGAAGGCTGCCTCTTCGGCAACGGCGAGCGCACCGGCAACGTCGACCTGGTTGCGCTCGGTGTCAACCTGCTGACGCAGGGCATCGACCCGCAGATCGACTTCAGCGACATCGACCAGGTCAAGCGCACGGTCGAGTACTGCAACCAGCTGCCCGTTCCCGAGCGGAGTCCGTGGGCCGGTGACCTCGTGTTCACCGCCTTCAGCGGCTCGCATCAGGATGCGATCAAGAAGGGCTTCGAGGCGATGGAGGCCCGCGCGAAGGCGGAGGGTCGATCCATCGACGAGATCGAATGGGCGGTGCCGTACCTGCCGATCGACCCGAAGGATCTCGGACGCTCCTACGAGGCCGTCATCCGCGTGAACTCGCAGTCGGGCAAGGGCGGAGTCGCGTACCTGCTGAAGTCCGACCACGCGATCGACCTGCCGCGGAAGCTCCAGATCGAATTCTCCGGTGTCGTGCAGGCCAAGACCGACGAAGAGGGCGGCGAGGTGACGAGCGATCAGATCTGGTCGGTCTTCACCGACGAGTACCTGCCCGCGACGGTCGCCGAAGACCGCTGGGGACGGTTCGAGCTGCTCAGCACGCGCACGCAGAGCGACATGTCGGGCGATGTGCGCCTGGACATCACCCTGCGCGACGGCGACGACCGGTTCGATGCGTCCGCATCCGGAAACGGTCCGATCGCCGCGTTCCTCGAGATCGTGCGCACTCAGGGGTTCGACGTGACGCTGTACGACTACGTCGAGCACGCGCTCAGCGCCGGCGGCGACGCGCAGGCCGCAGCGTACGTCGAGTTGCAGGTGGACGGTCAGCGCCTGTGGGGCGTCGGGATCGACGGTGACATCTCGACCGCGAGCCTGAAGGCGGTCGTGTCGGGCGTGAACCGCGCCATCCGTTCCCGCGCCCGCGAGCTCACGGCCGTCTGA
- the era gene encoding GTPase Era, with translation MTDQFRSGFVTFVGRPNVGKSTLTNALVGEKIAITSEKPQTTRRAIRGMVNRPGGQLIVVDTPGLHRPRTLLGQRLNDLVGDVLGDVDVIAFCAPATEKVGPGDRRIVESLDGYGRAKKVAIVTKTDAATREQITERLMEVDALREDWTAVIPLSAITGDQLDVLADELLALMPEGPALYADDIATDEQDDDRIAEMIREAALGDAREELPHSIAVVVQEIRAREDSDLTDVFADIIVERDSQKAIIIGRKGARLRDVGAQARAGIEELLGTRVYLSLHVRVAKEWQRDPKQLGRLGF, from the coding sequence ATGACCGACCAGTTCCGCAGTGGATTCGTGACCTTCGTGGGTCGACCCAACGTCGGCAAATCGACGCTCACGAACGCCCTCGTCGGTGAGAAGATCGCCATCACCAGCGAGAAGCCGCAGACGACCCGTCGCGCCATCCGCGGGATGGTGAATCGTCCCGGCGGGCAGCTCATCGTCGTCGACACCCCGGGGCTCCACCGGCCGCGAACCCTTCTCGGGCAGCGGCTGAACGACCTGGTGGGTGATGTGCTCGGCGATGTCGACGTCATCGCCTTCTGCGCTCCCGCCACCGAGAAGGTCGGCCCCGGTGACCGCCGGATCGTCGAATCGCTCGACGGGTACGGCCGCGCGAAGAAGGTGGCGATCGTCACGAAGACGGATGCCGCGACGCGGGAGCAGATCACCGAGCGCCTGATGGAGGTCGACGCACTCCGCGAGGACTGGACCGCCGTCATTCCACTATCCGCCATCACCGGCGACCAGTTGGACGTCCTCGCCGACGAACTGCTCGCCCTGATGCCCGAGGGTCCCGCGCTCTACGCCGACGACATCGCGACCGACGAGCAGGACGACGACCGGATCGCCGAGATGATCCGCGAGGCCGCCCTCGGCGACGCCCGCGAGGAGCTGCCGCACTCCATCGCCGTCGTCGTGCAGGAGATCCGTGCGCGCGAGGATTCCGACCTCACGGATGTGTTCGCCGACATCATCGTCGAGCGCGACAGCCAGAAGGCGATCATCATCGGACGCAAGGGGGCGCGGCTGCGTGATGTCGGCGCCCAGGCGCGGGCGGGGATCGAAGAACTGCTCGGCACGCGCGTGTATCTGAGCCTGCACGTGCGCGTCGCGAAGGAATGGCAGCGCGACCCGAAGCAGCTGGGCCGACTCGGGTTCTGA
- a CDS encoding hemolysin family protein, translating to MTALLLLVAAVLLIAFGALMAAIDAALGVTSRADLADLGSSGRNARMLTRIAADPEAHANVVVFIRVFAETAAAVLVTAAFMLLFDSIGWALLAAVVLMTGMSFVAVGISPRAVGRRHAWALLRGAAPVIRGVRILLGPLAHGLVALSSRVTPGGARASSFDSEEQLLSMVDEAAEQDLIEEDDRELIHSVFEFTGTFVRAVMVPRTDMVSVSGSDTARTALGLFLDKGVSRMPVLTEDGEDVDGVLYLKDLVQFSFRDELHWDQQPVSRISRPPVFVPESMRAEALLQQMKRDAVHVCMVVDEYGGIAGLVTLEDLIEELVGEIADEYDARATEVVEIEPGRYRVSARLGLDEVGDLFDIELDDDDVDSVGGLLGKALGRVPQPGATAVHEGLVLTGGTSRGRGRGLATVFVERAAQEDGADDDRPRTGEIAVTTKAGSARGER from the coding sequence ATGACCGCACTTCTCCTGCTCGTCGCCGCCGTTCTGCTCATCGCGTTCGGCGCGCTCATGGCCGCCATCGACGCGGCGCTCGGTGTGACATCGCGGGCCGACCTCGCCGATCTCGGGTCGTCGGGACGCAACGCCCGGATGCTGACCCGCATCGCGGCCGACCCGGAAGCGCACGCGAACGTCGTCGTCTTCATCCGCGTGTTCGCGGAGACCGCGGCCGCCGTGCTGGTGACGGCCGCGTTCATGCTGCTGTTCGACAGCATCGGCTGGGCGCTGCTGGCCGCCGTCGTCCTGATGACCGGCATGTCGTTCGTCGCGGTGGGCATCAGCCCGCGCGCGGTCGGACGGCGCCACGCCTGGGCGCTGCTCCGCGGCGCGGCCCCCGTCATCCGGGGCGTTCGCATCCTGCTCGGCCCGCTCGCGCACGGACTCGTCGCCCTCAGCAGCCGCGTGACCCCGGGTGGCGCACGCGCGTCGTCGTTCGATTCCGAGGAGCAGTTGCTCAGCATGGTCGATGAGGCCGCCGAGCAGGATCTCATCGAAGAGGACGATCGCGAACTCATCCACTCGGTGTTCGAGTTCACCGGTACGTTCGTCCGCGCCGTCATGGTGCCGCGCACCGACATGGTCTCGGTCTCCGGATCCGACACCGCGCGCACCGCCCTCGGGCTCTTCCTCGACAAGGGTGTTTCGCGGATGCCGGTCCTCACAGAGGACGGCGAGGATGTCGACGGGGTGCTGTACCTCAAGGACCTCGTGCAGTTCTCTTTCCGCGACGAACTGCACTGGGACCAGCAGCCCGTGTCGCGCATCTCGCGGCCGCCGGTGTTCGTGCCCGAATCGATGCGCGCCGAAGCGCTGCTGCAGCAGATGAAGCGCGACGCCGTGCACGTATGCATGGTCGTCGACGAGTACGGCGGCATCGCGGGTCTCGTGACCCTCGAGGACCTGATCGAGGAGCTCGTCGGTGAGATCGCCGACGAGTACGACGCTCGGGCCACCGAGGTCGTCGAAATCGAACCGGGTCGGTACCGCGTGAGCGCTCGTCTCGGGCTCGACGAGGTCGGCGATCTGTTCGACATCGAACTCGATGACGACGACGTCGACTCCGTCGGTGGACTGCTCGGCAAGGCGCTCGGGCGCGTTCCGCAGCCGGGTGCGACCGCCGTGCACGAGGGACTCGTCTTGACGGGCGGCACATCCCGTGGCCGCGGGCGGGGTCTCGCGACGGTGTTCGTCGAGCGGGCAGCACAGGAAGACGGCGCGGACGACGATCGTCCGCGCACCGGCGAGATCGCCGTAACGACGAAGGCCGGTTCGGCCAGGGGAGAACGATGA
- the ybeY gene encoding rRNA maturation RNase YbeY gives MTIEITNESGVAIDETVLLRLMESNFAELNVSPDADVAILLVDEGAMEALHVQWMDEPGPTDVLSFPMDELRPGTEESPTPPGLLGDIVLCPQVAETQAREATPAHSTQDELIMLTTHGLLHLLGFDHAEPEDATEMFGLQRDLIVAFATQERRRARG, from the coding sequence ATGACGATCGAGATCACCAACGAGTCGGGCGTCGCGATCGACGAGACCGTCCTGCTGCGGCTCATGGAGAGCAACTTCGCCGAACTGAACGTGAGTCCGGATGCGGACGTGGCGATCCTGCTCGTCGACGAAGGCGCGATGGAAGCCCTCCACGTGCAGTGGATGGACGAGCCCGGTCCGACCGACGTGCTCAGCTTCCCGATGGATGAACTGCGCCCCGGAACCGAGGAATCGCCGACCCCGCCGGGCCTCCTCGGCGACATCGTGCTGTGCCCGCAGGTCGCCGAGACCCAGGCGCGAGAGGCGACCCCCGCGCATTCGACGCAGGACGAGCTGATCATGCTCACCACCCACGGCCTCCTGCACCTGCTCGGCTTCGACCACGCAGAGCCCGAGGATGCGACCGAGATGTTCGGGCTGCAGCGTGACCTGATCGTCGCGTTCGCCACCCAGGAGCGCCGCCGGGCGCGCGGATGA
- a CDS encoding PhoH family protein yields MVRVLGPQDRLLRVVEREHPTVDVHVRGNEITLSGTAADVAAAKKLVEELLTMTRDGHDVGPADVTSAGRMLRADGDIRPSEVMGEAILSSRGKVIRPKTLGQKAYVDAIEENTIVFGIGPAGTGKTYLAMAKAVQALQRKEVSRIILTRPAVEAGERLGFLPGTLNDKIDPYLRPLYDALNEMLDPDIVPKLMASGTIEVAPLAYMRGRTLNDSFVVLDEAQNTTPEQMKMFLTRLGFGTRMVVTGDITQVDLPQGTSGLRLVTRVLKDIDDIHFATLTSEDVVRHTLVGRIVDAYSEYDEQRLATRRERDEASEFANRADRRGGARDHLPKRGRP; encoded by the coding sequence ATGGTTCGCGTCCTCGGTCCGCAGGACCGACTGCTCCGCGTCGTCGAGCGCGAACATCCGACCGTCGATGTGCATGTCCGCGGCAACGAGATCACCCTGTCGGGGACGGCGGCCGACGTCGCCGCGGCGAAGAAGCTTGTCGAGGAGTTGCTCACTATGACCCGTGACGGACACGACGTCGGCCCGGCCGACGTGACCTCGGCGGGACGGATGCTGCGCGCGGACGGCGACATCCGCCCGTCCGAGGTGATGGGCGAGGCGATCCTGTCGTCCCGGGGTAAAGTCATCCGCCCGAAGACCCTCGGTCAGAAGGCGTACGTCGATGCGATCGAGGAGAACACGATCGTGTTCGGCATCGGTCCGGCCGGTACCGGAAAGACGTACCTCGCGATGGCGAAGGCGGTGCAGGCCCTGCAGCGCAAGGAAGTCAGCCGCATCATCCTCACGCGGCCGGCGGTCGAGGCGGGGGAGCGGCTCGGGTTCCTGCCGGGCACGCTGAACGACAAGATCGACCCGTACCTGCGCCCGCTCTACGACGCGCTCAACGAGATGCTCGATCCCGACATCGTGCCGAAGCTCATGGCGTCCGGCACGATCGAGGTCGCACCCCTGGCGTACATGCGCGGCCGCACGCTCAACGATTCGTTCGTCGTCCTCGACGAGGCTCAGAACACGACGCCCGAGCAGATGAAGATGTTCCTCACCCGCCTCGGCTTCGGCACCCGCATGGTCGTCACGGGCGACATCACGCAGGTAGACCTTCCGCAGGGAACGTCCGGGCTCCGCCTGGTCACCCGGGTGCTGAAGGACATCGACGACATTCATTTCGCGACGCTCACGAGCGAGGACGTCGTCCGCCACACGCTCGTCGGACGAATCGTCGACGCGTACAGCGAATACGACGAACAGCGACTCGCCACCCGCCGCGAACGCGACGAGGCGAGCGAATTCGCGAACCGCGCCGACCGCCGCGGCGGCGCGCGCGATCATCTACCGAAGCGAGGACGACCATGA
- a CDS encoding HIT domain-containing protein — protein sequence MSEPSVFTRILQGEIPSEIVAETERAFVIRDIAPQAPVHLLVIPKTQQYRDVVELAAGDPALLAEVVDLAHRVAAEHADGEFRLVFNTGASAGQTVFHVHAHVLAGGLDEVSTGA from the coding sequence ATGAGCGAGCCCTCCGTCTTCACGCGCATCCTGCAGGGCGAGATCCCGTCAGAGATCGTCGCCGAGACCGAGCGAGCCTTCGTCATTCGTGACATCGCGCCGCAGGCGCCGGTGCATCTGCTGGTGATCCCGAAGACCCAGCAGTACCGCGACGTCGTCGAACTCGCCGCTGGAGACCCCGCACTGCTCGCCGAGGTGGTCGACCTCGCCCACCGGGTCGCCGCCGAGCACGCGGACGGCGAGTTCCGCCTGGTGTTCAACACCGGAGCTTCGGCGGGCCAGACCGTGTTCCACGTGCACGCCCACGTTCTCGCCGGCGGACTCGACGAGGTGAGCACCGGTGCCTGA
- a CDS encoding 16S rRNA (uracil(1498)-N(3))-methyltransferase: MALHFLVEDAAAAAVGDIVALTGAEAHHAASVRRVRPGEAVTVGDGCGLWIEGAVEDVTPREVTVRVTARRHVPARTPRLVLVQALAKGDRDELAIQAATELGVDAIVPWQAVRSVSRWGAEKAEKGRVRWAGIVREAAKQAHRAWIPEVEPVTTTARIAARAAASVVLVLEPTASDRLTDVVREFDESVTEVLLVVGPEGGIDRSELDAFAAAGARAVRLGESVLRTSTAGPVALAAFEVARGQW; encoded by the coding sequence GTGGCGCTGCACTTTCTGGTCGAGGATGCGGCCGCGGCCGCAGTCGGTGACATCGTCGCGCTGACCGGAGCCGAGGCCCACCACGCCGCCTCGGTGCGGCGGGTGCGCCCGGGCGAAGCGGTGACGGTCGGCGACGGCTGTGGCCTCTGGATCGAGGGTGCCGTGGAAGACGTGACGCCGCGCGAAGTCACGGTGCGCGTCACTGCGCGTCGGCACGTGCCGGCGCGCACGCCGCGTCTGGTGCTGGTGCAGGCTCTCGCCAAGGGCGACCGGGATGAGCTCGCCATCCAGGCCGCCACCGAACTCGGCGTCGATGCGATCGTGCCCTGGCAGGCCGTGCGCAGCGTTTCCCGCTGGGGCGCGGAGAAGGCCGAGAAGGGTCGCGTCCGCTGGGCCGGCATCGTCCGGGAGGCGGCGAAGCAGGCCCATCGCGCGTGGATTCCCGAGGTGGAGCCGGTAACGACGACCGCCCGGATCGCCGCGCGCGCCGCCGCATCCGTGGTCCTCGTTCTGGAGCCCACCGCGTCGGACCGCTTGACCGACGTCGTCCGCGAGTTCGACGAATCGGTGACCGAGGTGCTCCTCGTCGTCGGGCCCGAGGGCGGAATCGACCGCAGCGAGCTCGACGCGTTCGCCGCCGCCGGTGCGCGTGCGGTGCGGCTCGGGGAGAGCGTGCTGCGCACGTCGACGGCGGGCCCGGTCGCGTTGGCCGCGTTCGAGGTCGCGCGGGGGCAGTGGTGA
- the dnaJ gene encoding molecular chaperone DnaJ: MADHYEVLGVSREATTDEIKKAYRKLARQLHPDVNPGDDAAEKFKLVTHAYDVLSDTEQRRRYDMGGDSGGFGGGGGANFGGFGDIFETFFGGGGGGGGQGGRVRARSRAERGQDALVRVSLELSDVVFGAHRDLEVDTAVLCETCEGGCCQPGTTPVTCDICHGSGHVQRTVRSLIGNVVTSAPCATCQGYGTTIPYPCATCQGQGRVRARRTVSVDIPAGVETGLRLQLPGSGEVGPAGGPHGDLYLEITVTPHEVFSRDGDDLLATLDVSMPDAILGTTTRIESLDGPVDLELRAGVQAGDVLTIKGRGITPLRGTQRGDLRIGVHVVTPTRLDAKERALIEDFAKKTKAPAPRLSEFQQGLFAKLRDRFRNG; the protein is encoded by the coding sequence GTGGCTGACCACTACGAAGTACTGGGCGTCTCGCGCGAGGCGACCACGGATGAGATCAAGAAGGCGTACCGAAAGCTGGCCCGCCAGCTGCACCCGGACGTCAACCCCGGTGACGATGCGGCCGAGAAGTTCAAGCTCGTCACGCACGCGTACGACGTGCTGAGCGACACCGAGCAGCGTCGGCGCTACGACATGGGCGGCGACTCCGGTGGGTTCGGCGGAGGCGGCGGCGCGAACTTCGGCGGCTTCGGCGACATCTTCGAGACGTTCTTCGGCGGAGGCGGAGGCGGTGGCGGCCAGGGTGGTCGAGTCCGCGCCCGGTCGCGCGCCGAACGCGGCCAGGACGCCCTCGTCCGCGTCTCCCTGGAGCTCAGCGACGTCGTCTTCGGGGCGCACCGCGACCTCGAGGTCGACACGGCCGTGCTCTGCGAGACGTGCGAGGGCGGATGCTGCCAGCCGGGCACGACCCCCGTGACCTGCGACATCTGCCACGGCTCCGGACACGTGCAGCGCACGGTCCGCAGCCTGATCGGCAACGTCGTCACGAGCGCGCCGTGCGCCACCTGCCAGGGCTACGGCACCACCATCCCGTACCCGTGCGCCACCTGCCAGGGACAGGGTCGCGTGCGCGCTCGTCGCACCGTCTCCGTCGACATCCCGGCCGGGGTCGAGACGGGTCTGCGTCTGCAGCTCCCGGGCTCGGGCGAGGTCGGACCGGCGGGCGGACCTCACGGCGACCTGTACCTGGAGATCACCGTCACACCTCACGAGGTCTTCAGCCGTGACGGCGACGACCTGCTCGCGACCCTCGATGTGTCGATGCCCGATGCCATCCTCGGAACGACGACCCGCATCGAGTCGCTCGACGGACCCGTCGATCTCGAACTGCGCGCGGGCGTGCAGGCGGGAGACGTGCTGACGATCAAGGGGCGAGGCATCACCCCGCTCCGTGGCACGCAGCGCGGCGACCTCCGCATCGGAGTGCACGTCGTGACGCCGACGCGCCTGGACGCGAAGGAACGCGCGCTCATCGAGGACTTCGCGAAGAAGACCAAGGCTCCTGCTCCGAGGCTGTCCGAGTTCCAGCAGGGATTGTTCGCCAAACTCCGCGACCGCTTCCGGAACGGGTGA
- the hrcA gene encoding heat-inducible transcriptional repressor HrcA, whose product MVSERGLDVLRAIVQDYVETREPVGSKSIVDRHSFGVSAATIRNDMALLEDEELIVAPHTSSGRVPTDKGYRVFVNHLAELRPLTTAQRSAITAFLDGPADLDDLLARTVRALTQLTGQVALVQYPSFERANITHVELVHLGGSRLVVILVTDTGRVSQRVAFAPDELDETVVAQLRTSVSALVTGASVREGTRRVEAAVAAPAVPTRADGALRAILRVVGEELDEFRQDRLVMAGAATLARSEGDFRGSIYPLLEAIEEQVTLMRLMSEMVADGQGLAASIGRENASFGLVEASVVASDYEATVGQARIGVLGPMRMDYSSNLAAVRAVAHYLSRLLDEDDRAR is encoded by the coding sequence ATGGTCAGCGAACGTGGTCTGGATGTCCTCCGCGCGATCGTGCAGGACTACGTGGAGACCCGAGAGCCGGTGGGCAGCAAGTCGATCGTCGACCGCCACTCGTTCGGTGTGTCGGCGGCGACGATCCGCAACGACATGGCGCTCCTGGAGGACGAGGAACTGATCGTCGCGCCGCACACCTCGTCGGGTCGCGTGCCCACCGACAAGGGCTACCGTGTCTTCGTCAACCACCTCGCCGAGCTCCGCCCGTTGACGACCGCGCAGCGGAGCGCAATCACGGCGTTCCTCGACGGCCCCGCCGACCTCGATGACCTGCTGGCGCGCACGGTTCGCGCGCTCACCCAGCTCACCGGTCAGGTCGCGCTCGTGCAGTATCCGTCCTTCGAGCGTGCGAACATCACCCACGTCGAGCTCGTGCACCTCGGGGGGTCGCGACTCGTCGTGATCCTCGTCACCGACACGGGCCGTGTCTCCCAGCGCGTGGCGTTCGCGCCCGATGAGCTCGACGAGACGGTGGTCGCACAGCTGCGGACGTCGGTGTCGGCACTCGTCACCGGAGCGTCGGTGCGAGAGGGCACCCGCCGGGTCGAGGCAGCCGTCGCCGCACCCGCCGTACCGACCCGCGCGGACGGCGCGCTGCGCGCCATCCTGCGCGTGGTGGGGGAGGAACTCGACGAGTTCCGACAGGACCGGCTCGTGATGGCGGGGGCGGCGACGCTCGCTCGCTCCGAGGGCGACTTCCGGGGCAGCATCTACCCGCTCCTGGAGGCCATCGAGGAGCAGGTGACGCTCATGCGGCTGATGAGCGAGATGGTGGCCGACGGGCAGGGACTGGCTGCATCGATCGGGCGTGAGAACGCATCGTTCGGCCTGGTCGAGGCATCCGTGGTCGCCAGCGATTACGAGGCCACGGTGGGGCAGGCCCGCATCGGCGTGCTCGGCCCCATGCGCATGGACTACTCCAGCAATCTGGCGGCGGTGCGGGCTGTGGCCCACTACCTCAGCCGACTGCTGGACGAAGACGACCGGGCGCGCTGA